The following coding sequences are from one Desulfosporosinus sp. Sb-LF window:
- a CDS encoding multidrug efflux MFS transporter — protein MPIWKRNLFVCWFGMFVAAIGMSQIAPVLPLYIQHLGVHSPSSIAQLSGIAFGVTYLISAIFSPIWGHFADKVGRKPMILRASLGMALVIGCMGFAPNVYVLIGLRLLEGVITGFSTACTALIATQTGKEHAGYALGTLSTGSIAGSLLGPIIGGFIEENLGFQPVFFITGALLLIAFILTALFVKESFVRQDKKVNSIKKIWEDVPEKSLTIILLATFFILTLGLYSIEPIVTVYVTQLTKGTAHVALLAGLAFSASGLASIISAPRLGRLSDKIGAHKVILIALIVAGIIYIPQAFVKNPWQLIGLRFLLGLAIAGLNPSVNTLVKKITPDALTGRVFGFIMSAGYLGVFGGSVLGGQVAAYLGIKFVFFIT, from the coding sequence ATGCCAATTTGGAAAAGAAATCTATTCGTTTGTTGGTTCGGAATGTTTGTAGCAGCTATCGGAATGAGTCAGATAGCCCCTGTATTGCCGCTTTATATTCAGCATTTGGGGGTTCATAGTCCATCTTCCATTGCCCAACTTTCCGGCATTGCTTTTGGTGTTACCTATTTAATTTCAGCTATTTTCTCACCAATTTGGGGTCATTTTGCCGACAAAGTTGGGCGAAAGCCAATGATTTTGCGGGCAAGCCTTGGTATGGCATTGGTTATAGGTTGCATGGGGTTTGCGCCGAATGTATATGTACTGATCGGGTTAAGATTATTGGAGGGTGTTATCACAGGTTTTAGCACTGCTTGTACTGCATTGATTGCAACTCAGACTGGCAAGGAACACGCCGGGTATGCTTTAGGCACACTTTCAACAGGAAGTATTGCTGGTTCTTTGCTAGGTCCTATTATTGGCGGTTTTATCGAAGAGAACCTTGGTTTTCAACCTGTATTTTTCATAACAGGGGCATTGCTGCTGATTGCATTTATTTTGACCGCTTTATTTGTAAAAGAATCTTTTGTCCGTCAGGATAAAAAGGTAAATAGTATCAAGAAGATATGGGAAGATGTTCCTGAAAAGAGTTTGACTATTATTCTGCTTGCAACCTTTTTTATTTTAACTCTAGGGTTGTATTCTATAGAACCCATTGTAACTGTTTACGTCACCCAATTAACCAAAGGTACTGCTCATGTCGCACTGTTGGCCGGATTAGCGTTCTCAGCTTCTGGGCTGGCAAGCATAATTTCAGCTCCAAGGCTTGGCAGACTTTCTGATAAAATAGGTGCGCATAAAGTTATTTTAATTGCACTCATTGTTGCCGGAATCATTTATATACCACAAGCCTTTGTGAAGAATCCATGGCAATTGATAGGGCTGCGCTTTTTATTGGGATTAGCGATAGCTGGGTTGAACCCTTCTGTTAATACCCTTGTTAAGAAAATTACACCGGATGCTCTAACCGGCAGAGTTTTTGGCTTTATCATGTCGGCAGGGTATCTGGGTGTATTTGGAGGTTCTGTATTA